TCCAAAAAACAGCATCTTCCAAGTCAACTAATGCCTTTTTGTTATCTTCCCAAAAAAAATCCAATGCCGTCCGATAGTGTAACGCAGAAATTTAAGTTAATTGATCTCCAAAATATTtagtttcttattttctaaacaaaactgATCCTAATTAGTCAACTACTGGAggagaatttaaaaaaaaaaaaaaaaaaacttgtatcCAACGAGGAACCAGTTCTACATGTGGCCCGACAGACGCAACTTGCTTTTCAACCTTTGTTAATGTTCCCATTTTGACCAGAATATTCACAAATGCTGCAGCCTGATCAGTAGCTGAGAAGGTGATCAGCATCACTCCAGCTGAGATGATTTACACGGGAACAATTAAAAGGAATCCAAAATACACAGTGAAGAGATTGTCTTCTGAGTGTACAAATTGAAAACTGGGGAAGATTTTCTTGATGTATGTACAGATTCGGTTGCAGTGGAAGACGCTGAACAATAATTACAATAGGATCAAATTCAAAATGATTTGGCTAGAGATGAAAAAAGGTtacagaaaaaagaaatgaacaacTTGCTTATAAAGTGCTGATTGAAAAATGAACGACCTTCAATGCAAATTTTATGTTCTCTACAGAAAGTGTGAAAGGAGTCGGTTCTATTGAAATGGCATTCCACGTACCTAATGAAATTAAAAGATTTTGAGCTTGAGGCATCTAAGCTAAATTCCTTTCTGGATGACCAATTCTGGATTTGCTGAAGATAAGTTTTCACGGAATCTATActttaactaattaaattaaatttgagAGCAGATGCAAGGCCTCCCTCCAAGTCATATTGGAGAACCGGCCAGAAGAGTTTTGTTCAAATCACTTTTTTAAAACTAATCCAGAAGAATTAATTGCATTTGGCTCGACTAGGATAAGTTGAGACTTCTGAAAATTTTCACCACGAAGCTGAATTTTGCTTCAATTGAGCCCTTAAATTATCACGAAGGTCAAATTATATTTGATGGCAAACAACTGAGACTTGGCACAATTTGAGAGGGCCGGAATAGCGGAAATAAGAAAATACAAGATCGACAGTTCTAAATTAAGAATAATTAACATATATGACCTTGTAAAGTTATTATCTGTTGAACAAAGCAATTACAGTTTTGACatgataacttttttttttccaagagaAGATTCCAAATCTTATAAGAAAAAAGGATGGAGGTGATAATATGAGAGTCAAACTAAGGATCTCAATACCCACTAGTTAAAATGAGTCTTGAGAATGAAACAACATGACATAATTTAGAACATAGTAAAAGTTGAATGACATATTCATTGGTTTATATTATGTTAAATATAAAGAAATAGACTTGTAAAATCGTTAAGAATAGCAAATTAATGCCAGTCAACTATTCCACGGCATGGCTGAGTAGGTCTTGGTCCAACGGTTAACATTGAAATCCCGTGATTAGATGTCTTGAATTCAAATGCTCCTATTCCCTTTCCGCTTCTTAAGTCATACATCTCTCTTTTtctagaccaaaaaaaaaaaaaaaactattccacggcaccttgaaaaaaaaactatccAGTGGCATCGATTTGCAGAACAAAGAAAACCATTCCACACGCATTTTTCGAGCagacaaaaaattttaattacatGATCTGGGGCTTAACTAGTAACTGCACATTAGTCAATATAATGAAGCGAATTGCAAACCCATAGATCttgaacaaaaagaagaaaaaatgaattcATGTAGTTTTAAGTACTTTCATTTACTCCCACCAACACAAGAAGGGACGAAATGAGTAATAACTTCTTTAGAATTTCGAGATTTTAGATTCAAATTCTCTGTTTCTTAAGTCAGACTATGtcctactaaaaaaaaaagaaaaagaaaaagaaaaaaaaggtaataATAGATAGATGAACAATCTTGAATGCAAATTTTAGGTTCTCTACGAATCGGAAATGCACACGCCACCCAGTGAAATTAAGATTTGAGTTCGATGACCTTTAACATTGGGTGATACTGAGTTTTCATGGGAATCTACACTTTGACAAATAAAATAACAATTGAGAGCAGCAGATGCGAGGGGGTTTTAACTCAGAATGCTTGAATCACTGATAGTAAGTAGGATTCATTATTATATCCTCTACTTTTATAAGCTCTCAACTTGAATGTTGTACGTGGTTTGTAACTACGTGATTCTAATGTTCGCAAAAATTCATTTAAATCATTAATTTATCGAGAGTACAGACAATCGACACAAATTTGTAATAGTATTAAATTTGTTATGGTAAACATAACAAAAATCTTACATTTACTTAGAAAAAGTACTTTAAATTGAATAACTAGGCACTTAGAAAAAGTACTTTAAATTGAATAACTAGGTACAAAGAACAACTAGATTATTCAGATTTTAGTCAGTAAAGAGAAAGAACACATTCTTGCCCTAGTTTTGTGTCATCTATTTTAGAAGTGGAACATAAATCGAGAAAAGATCCAGCAACAGTTGCactaaattattcaaaagtatTACAAACCATACTGATTTATTGATAGAGTTAACTTGGCTATACATGCCAAGTACCTCAAGAAACATACAACAAACATCAGACATGGAGAAACTCTTGGCCCGATGACCTATGGTGATCCAGGGTCAAGTTTATTTAAAAGATACATATATATCAGTTATTATTGAAGAGCAATACCAGGGCTGTCACCTTTTTTGTCAAGTCTAATGTGGAGGTCCAACTTATAAACATTATGCCCAGTTGCATTTACAACCGGGGTACCCGTAAAGGTCATATACCCTGTTGCATACCGAAATTGTTTGGTTCCTCCTACAATTGCAACTTCACTGACTTGCTGATCCTGATTGATAACTCCTTTAATTTCCACAGTGCTACCATTGTACTTTCCGTGTTCAAGGAAGTGCACACTTGCCAAGGCCTCTATGGCGAAGCCATCAAGGGATGCTACTCCAACAACGCCATGCAAATGACCAACTGTCGGGGAGTGGAATGAGATGGTTTCTTTCAAGATATTTGTGCCGATGAAAAGAGTTCCAAATTGTAAAAAGCCCCATTTTACGTTGGGGAGACCTGCAACAGGATAAATAGTCTGATTGTGCTCAGCAGTTGGACCTTTAAATTCATGGTCGTACAGCGTCAAATGTAAGATCGAATGCTTTGACTGTGCCAAGCTTGCTAGTAAAAGCACGCCGAGAATTTGGAGGGATGCTATAGCTAAACTCTTTGCCATTGTTTTGTTACCGACacaaaggaggagaagaaagaaggaaacaagTTGCTTTGtgacaggtgtcgaacctgtgcaataataattactaaaaagtcctaattaccacctcaattaaataattatagaacaaatccaagtactggagcagggaccctaggtgtgcaatgggttacttgattcaccctgttcccgaagagtttgcttgatccgatataccggatttgtctataaaaatactaattttgcgtacaatggcaagtagggtcgattccacagggagcaggtaggaaattatttctttccaaattagtagaacgaaattgggggattttcaatgggaggcaaataaaaataaaataaaataaaacaaacaaaattcaaaactaactcacaaagcacaattcactgaaaatagcaattaacaaaagttctacccaaaggatcaactgcgcaggcacggtccaattaaatgatcatcgatgcaaagatatttaaccttttcatcactaggttggttatagttatcaataagctctgacaaccagttcttccttaccttttcgacagtcaaggtacgaccattgactgcttccctaaccagataacaaccctaggtacgaccgtaggaatttaattatccaattgcattaaagctagaagaacccaaccctaaccaataaacacgctaagagggtttatttaagttagatcttgcgtttccccatcataaaaccaattatggtggttgccacgaggtgttaattaaatgaacaattacggattctatttaattaacgtggcagtaggctattaaattaaatcaaatacccggccgttgatattcaatcaataaaatacccatgaacaattaattcagaaaacgcacgaatagcaataaattgggagaaataatgaagattcgattagatctcacagatattatggaccgcgccgtCGCGttaacctttgggtagaggaggaaattagccgctcctcatcgtgtcaatcccgTGTGGTTTAATTGAGTTCATTCAATTAGTTGCCGAAGAATTGGAAAAGTGAAACAATGAAGGAATAGTTCCTTCGTATTCTGCGTCCGAAATGGGGCCCCACGCACAAGGGGAATCTTCTTCCCTAACTGCGGctagagaggaaagaaaaacccaaaagcGTCTGACAGAGAAGAGACGAGACGAAAGCTAAAATGTCCTCCTAATTTCTAATGTACTTGCTGCCGAAGTAGGAAAAACGGAGAAAAAGCAAAAGACGGCGTCTGACCCAAAGAGTAGAAAAAGAAACCTAAAGCTAGGGTCCCCTGATTCTGaatctccttttcctttttatatgTAGCGCCGCCCAAGAGAAGTCAAGAAGAAAACAAACGTCTGACCCAATTGATTGCAACAAAAGCTAGCTTTTGGAGTTTTAATCCCATGCTCCtcgcggttcacgtggaccgcagtccggctttcggtttcgtccaccttctaaggcgtggccacgccttggaACGggaagtcttctggaaattcaccccgcgagatcatttttcatgcctaccacctacaattcacacaaatatcgaatatgagTAAAATTCCAATTTTTAATACcgtgaatagccaaaattaggacaaaatagCAGTGCAAAATACGCCAAATAACCGTTCTATCACTTTGGTGTGAAGTATAAAGCTGATGAGGAGGACTATTTATAGGACCGCCCGCTGACTTGGGGCCATTGGATCATCGTTATCATTGTTTGAAGAAACAACCGATGGTACAAAGAAGACAGGATCCGGAAGTGAAGGCTGAAATGCTACATTTTgaccgcaacggatcttctgttcCATACCCTGTGCTACTCTCTGTGCCACTTTTTATTaaattgctatttctccttcataaatatcatgttttaactcttttttgtttccttaagatccaataactattaatgaAGTAATACACAAAagttaacaaactcaaaaaatcaaaatgcataaaaaatgagattttttataaattttctgctgtattttttaattttctattatatattacttttttgaaactgttgtatttattttttactgaattaatagttattggatcttaagaaaataaaaaagaacttaaacatgatgtttatgaaggagaaataactatataataaaaagttggacagagagtggcacagggtgtgggacagaagatccatTGCATTTCGCCTTCCCGAGAATTTTTTAAGAATAATGAATCAGAGTGTAACGTGAAGTTGATACAGAAATAATtaaggatggcaatgggggcgggtggCCGCGGCCACCTACCCTGTGGGGAGCTAATGAGGCGGGGGGTTGGGGCGAGGGTAGGGTAGGTGCGGGGGGAATATTTTCCCCCCGTTTGGAAATGGGGCGGGGGAGTGTACCCCCGCCCCGCTACCCCgcttaaaaatatatataattatatatatgtatataattatatatataatatttaatttaattagttgcAAActttaataataatattattagttatatgtattataaaatgtatattagtatatgtaatataattgatattatcaattatactaataattatatatgaccactaatagaaattattaattagttatacaaatttactaatacatatatactaaatccctaattacacttaaaacaataacatttttttctcaaaaaaaaagcacaagcacaatatTGAATTAGTAattgtatttgtgccaaaaatgaaaacttgactattttagttgtatttatttcatcatgttggattgtattcaaataacttttgtttgattatttttataagtttcaattgtgaaattacaataaataataatttggtgatgtgttgatattttagtatttgattatttgcttaaatttaactataaattatataacaaatttttattaacccCACGGGGGCACCCGTGGGAAAGCGGGGTGGGGGCTGGGGGAATTTGTAGGCAGCGAGGCGGGggtgggggaggggtcccccgccccaaccccgccccgttgccatccttAGAAATAATGGCTAGATGTCTATCTATAGACTTTGATCTGCTGTTAATATATTATACTTCATTATTTTGTCTTTAGACCCTCTAATATCCACAATTACCCGAATCAAGGCTTAATAATGACATATATTTATGTAACTTAGTATAGATAGATTttcattttcttaaaattcataccaacaaaaagtttaaaaaatctAGAATAGTATGGTTGGCAAAAAAATGTGAAATTAACTGGCAGAGCACTAAGCTGCTTTAAAAATCGTAGTAtcataaaaataaacatatttatCCGTCTACTTTGAAAATGGTATTGTTAGTCAAATCAATGGATGGAAAATTTTGCACGTAAAACAATTCGGTACTTAATTGATACCTTTAATTAATAAAGCTACTTCTGCTTCGTGATTAATATCCTTATCTATGGTCACCATTTTGTCGAGTTTGAGCATAATATAGTTTTCTCTTTGACGACCGCCTTAATTGACTTAAAAGTAATTGGCTTAAAAGTAAATGACTATTGGTAATGTCGTACAGAATTAAATCGTCCATGAAACTAAGGGTTGCGTCCAAGAAACTAGTTCCTTGCATAACCCACATAATTTAAGCTAGTCTTCAAATAAGGAAGGTGAAAATATGGTTGGTCAAAATAGTTGGCCAAATCTCAATATCACTCATGCAATAGTTTATCTTATGCAAGTCCAGTTAATTGTTTGGGTTCCCACCAAAAGTTTCTTGTCCTGCTTCAGATTTTTAATTATTGTGTCATTATAATACGTTACGTTTTACGTCCTCTAGGACTTCACCTGGTACACAATAAAATGCAGCCCTAAGTTTGGGTAATGAGGTTGGCACTCCACTTGTTGTCATTGGCACTAAATTAATTTGCTTTTTATTCATTGGCTGAAATTACAAAATTAATAGAGTGCCAGTAATATAAAGTAGAGTGTCTATATTGCCACATTTTTATTAAATGCTGTCCTTGCTTTTGGTTCTATTTTTTTGCCGGAAAAGTCTTGGGTAGAGTTGGTTCATGTTCAAAGTTGCAGACCTTGTTGGCACGCACCAAAGTCATCATTGTTCAATGAATAAACTCTAGTAAAAACAGAAAGGCtcttatttaaaaactaattgCCTTAAAATTGTCCAGCGCCAACTTGAAAATAAACGAATAAGTGGAGCAGTAGACAATGAGGAGGACTCACCTTTCTTATTCGATTGGATGTACTTTTGGAAGAAAGTAATGTGGCACCATATATACACCATGTCATCACGGTGAAAACCTACTGaacttttgctttttagaggCCTCTAAAAGCCAAATTCTTCGAATTGTTTAGTTCAACATGCTCTTCAATTGGCAACCACAACGTCCCTTTGATAGATGTTCACATTTTTACTCAACATTTTGGGGTGTATCTCGAGGGCGAGATTCAAGAAACGGGAAAGAGTATAAGAAGATTAGTATTAGAGTCTTTACATTCTAAGATCTAAACCGTctcaaacatttataaattgtCTTTACATGAAACAGATCATACTCAAAAATTCTATTCGAATGAAGATCTGGAAATGAATGTATCATGAGTAGTCCGAATGATTCCATAGTCTGATCTTTATCAGTAGGTCCCGTGATCGACCCTCCTGTGTTATCTCGTTGTGTATCCTTGTGATATGACTCTACACAATCTTAGAGGATTAGTCTGACTGTAAAATTGGGATACCCctaagacaaaaaaaaagatgcaTCAAGCTTACATGCGTACGCAAATGAATTAAATGTATTTATTCATCCATTGATTTTAAGAATACTCAACGgtgccttaaaaaaaaaaaaagaatactcaacaGTTAGGGCATCATCAAGCAGGCTGCGTCGAAGTAGCAAAGTCCGCCGCAGCCTATCGTTATCATCAATCATTCTAATCAAAGAAGAAATGTCTCCAAAACTCAGAGTTGGTGGAAATAAACTATTTCAAGTCATCATCACTTTCACTATCATACCATTCTTTTCATAAAATATAGTACATAAATTATGCCTAATATAGATGTAATACAAAATTTTCCTGATGGCTTACCATTGTCAACACAGTATGAGGCAACTTGAGAAAACGAATTGATTCTTTCTTTGATCTTTTTCTTTGTCGAGATTGGTTTGGTGTTCAGTGTACATTTCCCTTAGGTTCTTCGAAATAATGTGTACCATACAAAGCCAAGACGGCCAAACCTTTCCACGCACaagaattcaaattcaattagCTCACGTGAGATAAAATTGTTATATCCATCTTTCACAGCAATGAGGATTTTTCCTATAACAAACATAGGTAAAGTATTATTATTGCCAAATTTCACTTCACCTTCAATTGATTTATCAAGCTCAGAAAAAAGTTTTTCTTCTAGTTACTATAACCAATTTTTCTGTCAATAGTTTCTACAGCATATAACAAGGCAATGACAAAGTAATTGAATTTTTATCAACAGCATGAGCCTAAAAACTTCCTGTTAAATGTTTCTTCCATTTGAATCTTCAATGCCAATATTTTtcacaattacaacatttaatATTTTGTCCAACATTATGTTGATTAAGCTAATCGAATACATTACCTTTGTAGCCTCTAAGTTTGAAATAATTACAGAAATAATTACCTTTCCAACTGCCTCTTACTTCTGTTGTTGTTGTAATTATGACCTCTATTGCTGGAGTTTTGATTTTTCTAACTAATTTCTTCTCCCTTCTTAGATTCATCTTTGCTCTTCGAATTAACCTATTCTACAATGCCTTCTCAACGGTAACCTTCTCCTATGTATCTTCCAACATGTTATTGACTCTTTGCACATTTAGAACTAGTGATCCCTTCAACTCTTCAATAATCAAATTTGAAGAATACTTGGTTTCTTATGTTACACCCACCATTTAATCAATTTTAATAGGCAGGTTGTGCAGAACTTTCACAACAATTGCTTGGTCAGATTAACTAAGACTCTGttgataacccaattcaatacttaaaattaatgaaattagatattaacatattcagaccgtttgataaccaaaaattaaatatctgaattaattaagtggtactAAATTTTTTAGGTAAAACTTActctcaaaattaagtgataagttattcaatTATCATTGAATGTAATAttcactcaaatgtattagatttaatatttaataattcaataacttaatggattcagacaTCAGTTAATAAAAGATTCTTCAATAACTTATGCACTGTTagtatataaaagattaatctaTTATATTATTGATGATT
Above is a genomic segment from Coffea eugenioides isolate CCC68of chromosome 5, Ceug_1.0, whole genome shotgun sequence containing:
- the LOC113771594 gene encoding dirigent protein 19-like, producing the protein MAKSLAIASLQILGVLLLASLAQSKHSILHLTLYDHEFKGPTAEHNQTIYPVAGLPNVKWGFLQFGTLFIGTNILKETISFHSPTVGHLHGVVGVASLDGFAIEALASVHFLEHGKYNGSTVEIKGVINQDQQVSEVAIVGGTKQFRYATGYMTFTGTPVVNATGHNVYKLDLHIRLDKKGDSPGIALQ